A single genomic interval of Streptomyces sp. BA2 harbors:
- a CDS encoding helix-turn-helix domain-containing protein: MLPAAQELLTVKETAVVLRVSEPTVYRWIANGDLPAIRYGQPRAEGDTRRGGAIRIEKDVVMALRSSEEVA; this comes from the coding sequence ATGCTGCCTGCGGCTCAAGAGCTGCTCACCGTGAAGGAGACCGCAGTTGTGCTGCGGGTTTCCGAGCCGACGGTCTACCGCTGGATCGCCAATGGCGATCTCCCGGCCATCCGTTACGGGCAGCCGCGAGCCGAAGGCGACACTCGGCGCGGTGGGGCGATCCGAATCGAGAAGGACGTCGTCATGGCGCTCCGCTCTTCCGAGGAGGTGGCCTGA
- a CDS encoding GntR family transcriptional regulator, with amino-acid sequence MTDERWTGSSTPYIESGQGDAWGKEAAERGHSGTQRILGAGSQPAPLAVAEAMGVEAGTPVVARQRLILLDGEPIEYANSYWPLGVAEGTQLAATGKIRGGAVTLLAELGYRPGAVSEDVQTRPPSKEEAEVLQLADSSEWVLTLTRTIATPDGQPYEVSVMVSPGRIGRLHYSMEVD; translated from the coding sequence GTGACAGACGAGCGGTGGACAGGCTCATCAACGCCGTACATCGAGAGCGGCCAGGGTGACGCCTGGGGCAAAGAGGCAGCCGAGAGAGGGCACTCCGGAACGCAGCGCATCCTCGGTGCAGGCTCGCAGCCTGCGCCTCTTGCTGTCGCCGAAGCGATGGGGGTTGAGGCGGGCACACCTGTCGTGGCCCGGCAGCGGCTGATCCTTCTCGACGGGGAACCCATCGAGTACGCCAACTCGTATTGGCCTCTCGGTGTCGCTGAAGGCACGCAGCTGGCAGCGACGGGAAAGATCCGCGGTGGCGCGGTGACCCTACTCGCCGAGCTGGGATATCGGCCGGGCGCGGTCAGCGAAGACGTACAGACGCGGCCACCCTCCAAGGAGGAGGCGGAAGTTCTCCAGCTTGCCGACAGCAGCGAGTGGGTCTTGACCCTTACCCGCACGATCGCGACCCCAGACGGACAGCCTTACGAGGTGTCAGTCATGGTCAGCCCCGGCCGCATTGGGCGGCTCCACTACTCGATGGAGGTCGACTGA
- a CDS encoding GntR family transcriptional regulator — MTETPEEETVWPVQDQIAAYLRDGILNGDFPPGEALPSSRKLHDQFGAAAQTIKNAMEILEREGLVYTRRGAGVFAREHRQRTMTPAEYKNPPTDGGKYQWITAAERKGSAGRAELLDVEEVVPPRLVRDAFGLDDEDTAILRRQVLYLDDQPCELVEVYFPLDLAQGTPIAEKRRIKGGAGRILAEAGLPTLRCVDKVAARWPTPLQQKALKMPTKLPVLRQFRVTYSVDARPIQAEFMIKAGHLYELEYEF, encoded by the coding sequence GTGACAGAGACACCCGAAGAAGAGACCGTCTGGCCCGTACAGGACCAGATCGCGGCCTACCTGCGTGACGGAATCCTGAATGGCGACTTCCCGCCCGGCGAGGCGCTCCCCTCAAGTCGCAAGCTGCACGACCAGTTCGGCGCGGCGGCTCAGACCATCAAGAACGCCATGGAGATCCTGGAGCGCGAGGGGCTGGTCTACACCCGCCGCGGCGCTGGTGTCTTCGCTCGGGAGCATCGCCAGCGGACGATGACACCGGCCGAGTACAAGAACCCGCCCACGGATGGCGGGAAGTACCAGTGGATTACCGCCGCAGAGCGTAAGGGCTCCGCCGGCCGAGCCGAACTCCTGGACGTCGAGGAGGTCGTACCACCGCGCCTCGTGCGCGACGCGTTCGGACTCGACGACGAGGACACCGCGATCCTGCGCCGACAGGTGCTGTACCTAGACGACCAGCCGTGCGAGTTGGTCGAGGTGTACTTCCCGCTCGACCTCGCCCAGGGCACGCCGATTGCCGAGAAGCGGCGGATCAAGGGCGGGGCGGGCCGCATTCTCGCCGAGGCTGGCCTGCCGACGCTGAGGTGCGTCGACAAGGTCGCCGCTCGCTGGCCAACTCCACTGCAGCAGAAGGCGTTGAAGATGCCCACGAAGCTGCCGGTGCTGCGTCAGTTCCGTGTGACGTACAGCGTGGACGCCCGTCCGATCCAGGCGGAGTTCATGATCAAGGCTGGCCATCTCTACGAGCTGGAGTACGAGTTCTGA
- a CDS encoding GIY-YIG nuclease family protein: MFIDLPPGPIRMYEDPYDPPVSYSYPQPGFLYQPLADHPDYWVPVRALTQEEIEATESERARERRLQKAQEAARAEAREAADNRRTSVYRLRNEQGDLLYVGISATPPQRWAKHATEKEWWPEVVDLSLEWFATRTEALAMEAFAIRTEKPRYNVTHNQDAA, from the coding sequence ATGTTCATAGATCTTCCACCTGGGCCGATCCGGATGTACGAGGACCCCTACGACCCTCCAGTCAGCTACTCCTATCCGCAACCCGGATTCCTCTATCAACCGCTTGCCGACCACCCCGACTATTGGGTGCCCGTGCGCGCCCTCACGCAGGAAGAGATCGAAGCGACCGAGTCCGAGCGGGCCCGAGAGCGACGTCTACAGAAGGCCCAGGAAGCGGCACGTGCGGAGGCCAGGGAAGCCGCCGACAACCGCCGGACCTCCGTCTACCGTCTCCGCAACGAGCAGGGGGACCTCCTCTACGTTGGGATCAGCGCCACCCCGCCGCAGCGTTGGGCCAAGCACGCCACCGAGAAGGAATGGTGGCCAGAGGTCGTCGACCTGTCGCTTGAATGGTTCGCCACCAGAACCGAAGCTCTCGCCATGGAGGCCTTCGCAATCCGCACGGAGAAGCCTCGCTACAACGTCACGCACAACCAAGACGCGGCCTAG